In Liquorilactobacillus hordei DSM 19519, the following proteins share a genomic window:
- the hisS gene encoding histidine--tRNA ligase, with translation MKYQRPKGTTDIIPGESEKWQSVEERARKLFNKYRYNEIRTPIFESFEVFSRTSGETSDIVTKEMYDFFDKGERHITLRPEGTAGVVRAYVENKLYGPEIQKPFKTFYMGPMFRYERPQAGRLREFHQIGVEAFGVDNPALDVEVMSMAVELLRSFGLKNLKLAINTLGDVESRTNYRNALVAYLEPFESQLSADSKERLHKNPLRVLDSKDLNDQKIVADAPDILDYLTPDAQEHFDKVKMLLDTLEIPYEIDSNMVRGLDYYNHTIFEIMSDSKAFGGKWTTVCAGGRYNGLVEQLGGPETPGIGFGLGVERLLLVLDAEGIKLNNDNGLDVYVVGIGDKTLSGTMKLVHAIRKAGLSAERDYLERKPKGQFKNASRLNAKYTLTVGEEELAAGKANLKEMSSGQEVAVSLSEIQTNFAKVIQNFNSTKGE, from the coding sequence ATGAAATATCAACGTCCAAAGGGTACAACAGATATTATCCCTGGAGAATCAGAAAAATGGCAAAGTGTTGAAGAAAGAGCACGTAAGTTATTTAATAAGTATCGATATAATGAGATTCGTACACCAATATTTGAAAGTTTTGAAGTTTTTTCACGCACATCGGGTGAAACTTCAGATATTGTTACAAAAGAAATGTATGATTTTTTTGACAAAGGAGAGCGCCATATTACTCTACGTCCTGAAGGGACTGCCGGAGTTGTACGTGCATATGTTGAAAATAAGCTTTACGGTCCAGAGATTCAAAAGCCTTTTAAGACATTTTATATGGGGCCAATGTTTCGCTATGAGAGACCACAAGCTGGGAGATTAAGAGAGTTTCATCAAATTGGTGTTGAGGCTTTTGGTGTTGATAATCCAGCATTGGATGTTGAAGTGATGTCAATGGCAGTTGAACTTTTACGTAGCTTTGGTTTGAAAAATCTCAAACTTGCAATTAATACACTAGGTGACGTTGAATCACGTACTAATTATCGTAATGCTCTGGTTGCTTATCTTGAGCCCTTCGAGAGTCAACTAAGTGCTGATTCAAAAGAACGACTTCATAAAAATCCATTGCGTGTTCTTGACAGTAAAGATTTGAATGACCAAAAAATTGTTGCCGATGCACCGGATATTCTTGATTATTTAACTCCTGACGCACAAGAGCATTTTGATAAGGTTAAGATGCTTCTAGACACGCTTGAAATACCATATGAGATTGATTCGAATATGGTTCGAGGACTAGATTATTATAATCATACAATTTTTGAAATTATGAGTGATTCTAAAGCTTTTGGTGGCAAGTGGACAACGGTTTGTGCTGGCGGACGTTATAATGGTTTAGTCGAGCAACTAGGTGGACCAGAGACACCAGGAATTGGTTTTGGTCTTGGAGTTGAACGATTACTTTTGGTTCTAGATGCTGAAGGAATCAAGCTGAATAATGACAATGGTTTGGATGTATATGTAGTTGGTATCGGAGATAAGACTCTTTCTGGAACAATGAAACTCGTTCATGCAATTCGCAAAGCAGGTTTAAGTGCTGAACGCGATTACTTGGAACGAAAACCTAAAGGACAATTTAAGAATGCTAGTCGTTTAAACGCTAAGTATACACTTACGGTTGGTGAAGAAGAACTTGCAGCAGGTAAAGCAAATTTGAAAGAAATGTCCAGTGGTCAAGAAGTGGCAGTGAGTCTTTCAGAAATTCAAACAAATTTTGCTAAAGTTATACAAAACTTCAATTCTACAAAAGGAGAATAG
- a CDS encoding N-acetylmuramoyl-L-alanine amidase, giving the protein MKNQNKYFIYKNRRNLFLIAIVIILVIILAAKTFGYLQQVLIMTPRTSLRNGPGTEYSRKSTLKKDQRVTIIRRKYHWIYVKDATNNFGWIADWSLAKNYRNKINNVANATIVIDPGHGGADSGALSTTGKMEKTYTLKVARKVVAKLRAKGTKVYMTRNSNKYVGLSDRSALSNRVHADVFISFHFDSSPVANDASGVTTYYYHKKRSYRLAKTINSEFNTLNLDNRGVDLGDFLVIRDNKFPAILLEMGYINSDRDFLQIKSNSYQNTISSDVVTGLTKYFEN; this is encoded by the coding sequence ATGAAAAACCAAAACAAGTATTTTATATACAAAAATAGGAGAAATTTATTTCTAATAGCAATTGTAATTATTCTTGTTATAATTTTAGCTGCTAAAACATTTGGATATTTGCAGCAAGTACTGATTATGACACCGAGAACTAGTCTTCGAAATGGACCTGGTACTGAATATTCAAGGAAGAGTACGCTAAAAAAAGATCAGCGAGTTACAATAATTCGAAGGAAATATCACTGGATTTATGTTAAGGATGCAACTAACAATTTTGGCTGGATTGCTGATTGGAGCTTAGCGAAAAATTATCGTAATAAGATAAACAATGTTGCCAATGCTACAATTGTAATTGATCCAGGACATGGCGGTGCTGATTCAGGTGCACTGTCTACAACTGGTAAGATGGAAAAAACCTATACTCTGAAGGTTGCACGCAAAGTGGTTGCAAAGTTGCGTGCTAAGGGCACAAAGGTTTATATGACAAGAAATTCAAATAAATATGTAGGATTATCAGATAGGTCTGCTCTTTCTAATCGTGTTCATGCTGATGTTTTTATTAGTTTTCATTTTGATTCTTCACCAGTTGCTAATGATGCGTCTGGAGTTACCACATATTATTATCATAAAAAAAGATCTTATCGTTTAGCTAAAACTATAAATTCAGAGTTTAATACTTTGAATTTAGATAATCGCGGTGTTGACTTGGGTGATTTCTTAGTTATCAGAGATAATAAATTTCCGGCGATATTATTAGAAATGGGATATATTAATAGCGATCGGGATTTTCTACAAATTAAATCTAATTCTTATCAAAATACGATTTCTTCAGATGTTGTAACAGGTTTAACAAAATATTTTGAGAACTAG
- a CDS encoding HAD-IA family hydrolase, which yields MEDFIWDFDGTLYDTYPGMVSSFVSAFKEYGITVNRKAVYRKMRQYSVGRTFDDFLLDISNDLQVKIREKYQILEKRASKNARPFVDVKEVCQKITFSGGRNFLLTHRDKKAIELLKKDDLLTFFSGFVTSEDNFPRKPNPESLQYLCNRYSINPKKAVMIGDRVLDVKAGHNAGMSGYLFDPDNLIDNSVICDKQVTKISEIL from the coding sequence TTGGAAGATTTTATATGGGATTTTGATGGAACGCTTTATGATACTTATCCAGGAATGGTGTCTTCTTTTGTATCTGCTTTTAAAGAATATGGAATTACAGTTAATCGAAAAGCTGTTTACCGAAAAATGCGCCAATATTCAGTAGGAAGAACCTTTGACGACTTTTTGTTGGACATTTCAAATGATCTTCAAGTAAAGATTAGGGAGAAATATCAGATACTTGAAAAAAGGGCCTCTAAAAATGCAAGACCTTTTGTTGATGTTAAAGAAGTGTGTCAAAAAATAACTTTTTCAGGTGGACGAAACTTTTTGCTGACACATAGGGATAAAAAAGCAATAGAATTATTAAAAAAAGATGATTTATTGACGTTTTTTAGTGGCTTTGTGACTTCTGAGGACAATTTTCCTAGGAAACCTAATCCAGAGTCACTACAGTATTTGTGTAATCGTTATTCAATTAATCCAAAAAAAGCGGTCATGATAGGCGATCGAGTACTTGATGTAAAAGCAGGTCATAATGCGGGGATGTCTGGGTATTTATTTGATCCAGATAACTTGATTGATAATTCCGTCATTTGTGACAAGCAAGTAACGAAGATTAGTGAGATTTTATGA
- a CDS encoding alpha/beta hydrolase — MRLISLEKEAQEFSHKRENVFVPTTFGVKVIRERFELEQRTKVYLHEVISESKTLKINGSDNVVHVILPPDIGHEKVPVLFYVHGGQFISGGITTHDKLIRELVHRAHVAVVFPEYSLAPESKAPEALSQLEQVYQSLPKLAEQFPLDLSRIMLSGDDSGGTLVTSLAYHVQQIAVHKIYKILLFCPIMNAAFDTNSYHQFAGGYDLTREQMKWSWEQYLTLNVDPLSSKISPLQADLETIGALPETLIITAEADVVRDEAESFARKMRDAGGDVTQIRFQGTIHNFMVHNALDKTNTCRLAMNTAVDWIRRR, encoded by the coding sequence TTGCGCTTAATTTCGTTGGAAAAAGAAGCTCAAGAGTTCAGTCACAAAAGAGAAAATGTTTTTGTGCCAACTACTTTTGGGGTTAAAGTAATTCGAGAACGTTTTGAATTAGAGCAAAGAACCAAAGTTTATTTGCATGAAGTAATTTCTGAGAGTAAAACTTTGAAAATCAATGGCTCTGATAATGTAGTTCATGTAATTTTACCTCCTGATATTGGGCATGAAAAAGTTCCAGTACTTTTTTATGTCCATGGAGGACAATTTATTTCTGGTGGAATTACAACACATGATAAATTAATACGAGAATTAGTTCATCGAGCGCATGTTGCAGTCGTTTTCCCAGAATATTCTTTAGCACCTGAATCTAAGGCACCCGAAGCACTTAGTCAATTAGAACAGGTATACCAAAGCTTGCCAAAGTTAGCAGAGCAATTTCCTCTAGACTTATCGCGGATAATGTTATCTGGGGATGATTCAGGTGGAACTTTAGTGACTAGTTTAGCGTACCATGTACAGCAAATTGCTGTTCATAAAATTTACAAAATTCTGTTGTTTTGTCCAATAATGAATGCAGCTTTTGATACAAACTCATATCATCAATTTGCTGGAGGCTATGATTTGACGCGCGAACAAATGAAGTGGTCATGGGAACAATATTTAACTCTCAATGTTGATCCACTAAGTAGCAAGATTTCTCCATTACAAGCAGATTTAGAAACAATTGGTGCATTACCTGAAACTTTGATAATCACTGCTGAAGCAGATGTTGTGCGTGATGAAGCTGAGTCGTTTGCACGTAAGATGCGTGATGCTGGAGGAGATGTAACACAAATTAGATTTCAAGGAACTATTCATAATTTTATGGTACATAATGCATTGGATAAAACAAATACATGCCGCTTAGCAATGAATACTGCAGTTGATTGGATTAGAAGAAGATAA
- the dtd gene encoding D-aminoacyl-tRNA deacylase yields the protein MRVVLQRVSKASVAINGKIYNEISNGFLLFVGFEEGDGITEIKYLVHKISQLRIFSDSEGKMNLSISQVKGEILSISQFTLYAALRKGNRPSFTAAQNPQAAKDNYIMFNKALGQEKIVVKEGIFGADMQIALVNDGPVTIIYDTDNLK from the coding sequence GTGAGAGTTGTATTACAAAGAGTTAGCAAGGCCAGCGTTGCAATTAATGGTAAAATATATAATGAAATCTCCAATGGCTTTTTGTTATTTGTCGGCTTTGAAGAGGGCGATGGAATTACTGAAATTAAGTATTTAGTTCACAAAATCAGCCAGCTACGAATTTTTTCTGATTCGGAAGGTAAGATGAATCTCAGTATTTCACAAGTTAAAGGGGAAATTTTATCAATTTCACAGTTTACATTGTACGCGGCTTTAAGGAAGGGAAACCGACCGAGTTTTACTGCAGCGCAAAATCCACAAGCAGCAAAGGATAACTATATAATGTTCAATAAAGCTTTAGGCCAAGAGAAAATAGTTGTCAAAGAGGGAATTTTTGGTGCAGATATGCAAATAGCTTTAGTGAACGACGGACCAGTAACGATTATCTATGATACAGATAATCTTAAATAG
- a CDS encoding RelA/SpoT family protein, with product MEKETNWSADDIIRGVQQYMNEKHVALVKKAYDFANYVHKDQHRQSGEPYIIHPIQVAGILVDLKMDPATVCAGFLHDVVEDTPVTLGDLDELFGKDVEIIVDGVTKLSKIQYKSHQQQLAENHRKLLLAMSKDLRVIIVKLADRLHNMRTLSHLRPDKQRRIANETIEIYAPLADRLGISTIKWELEDVSLRYLNPQQYYRIVHLMNSKRTERVQYIDKAIIEIKKSIADLNVDCEIYGRPKHIYSIYRKMKDQHKQFSQIYDLLAVRVIVHSIKDCYAVLGAIHTQWKPMPGRFKDYIAMPKANMYQSLHTTVIGPKGQPFEVQIRTSEMHRVAEYGIAAHWAYKEGKTEAVASNDTGTKLNWFKEIIELQDDSIDAAEFVESVKGDLFGDRVYVFTPKGDVFELPKGAGPLDMAYSIHTEIGNKTVGTKVNGKIVPLDYQVKNGDIVDILTSSNSAGPSQDWLKLVHTNKARNKIRRFFKQQDRVENIDKGKEIIDENLLEMGFEPKVVLTTDNIAKVLKKRKFSSADDLFAAIGFGEVAPLGVINTLTEKIRAEQETNRKRQEEKALLEDHQELTKENGQNNTQKAKSGESVVIAGVDNLLVRLSHCCNPIPGDKIVGYITKGRGVSVHRVDCPNVKNAEQAGSRFIDVTWNIVSDAKTFYDADLQIQGYNRSGLLNDVLQALNNSTRQLKSVNGRVDNNKLATMDVTVGIRDGIHLQRVIDNIKRVPDVYVVKRTIH from the coding sequence ATGGAAAAAGAAACTAACTGGAGTGCGGATGATATAATCAGAGGTGTCCAGCAATATATGAATGAAAAACATGTAGCATTGGTTAAAAAAGCTTATGACTTTGCTAATTATGTGCATAAAGACCAACATCGGCAGTCTGGTGAACCATATATTATTCACCCAATACAGGTTGCAGGCATACTGGTTGATTTGAAGATGGATCCAGCAACAGTTTGCGCTGGATTCCTTCACGATGTGGTTGAAGATACACCAGTTACTTTAGGTGACTTGGACGAATTATTTGGTAAAGACGTTGAAATAATAGTTGATGGCGTCACAAAACTTAGTAAAATACAATACAAGTCACATCAACAACAGTTAGCTGAGAATCATCGCAAGTTACTTTTGGCAATGTCAAAAGACTTGCGGGTAATTATTGTTAAACTTGCTGATCGGTTGCATAATATGCGAACTCTGTCCCATTTACGCCCTGACAAACAACGTAGGATTGCTAATGAAACAATTGAGATATATGCCCCTTTGGCAGATCGCTTAGGTATCAGCACGATTAAGTGGGAGTTAGAGGACGTCTCTTTGCGGTACCTAAATCCACAGCAGTACTACCGAATTGTTCATCTAATGAATTCGAAAAGAACAGAAAGAGTCCAATATATTGATAAAGCAATTATTGAAATCAAGAAATCAATTGCAGATTTGAATGTTGACTGTGAAATTTATGGGCGCCCCAAGCATATCTATTCAATCTATCGCAAAATGAAAGACCAGCACAAGCAATTTAGCCAGATTTATGATTTATTGGCAGTTAGAGTGATTGTGCATTCTATCAAGGACTGTTATGCGGTTTTAGGAGCAATTCATACTCAGTGGAAACCCATGCCGGGACGTTTTAAAGACTATATTGCAATGCCAAAAGCGAATATGTATCAATCCCTTCACACAACAGTGATTGGCCCAAAAGGTCAACCCTTTGAAGTGCAGATTAGAACTTCTGAGATGCACCGAGTTGCCGAGTATGGGATTGCTGCTCACTGGGCATACAAAGAAGGTAAGACTGAAGCTGTTGCTAGTAATGATACTGGAACAAAGCTCAACTGGTTCAAAGAAATTATCGAATTACAAGATGATAGTATTGACGCTGCAGAATTTGTTGAAAGTGTAAAAGGCGATTTATTTGGGGATCGGGTTTATGTATTTACTCCCAAAGGTGATGTGTTTGAGTTACCAAAGGGTGCGGGACCGCTGGATATGGCTTATTCGATCCATACTGAAATCGGGAATAAGACTGTCGGAACAAAAGTTAACGGTAAGATTGTGCCACTTGATTATCAGGTTAAAAATGGTGATATTGTTGATATCTTAACATCATCTAATTCTGCAGGACCTAGCCAAGATTGGCTAAAACTGGTACATACAAACAAAGCCCGCAATAAAATAAGACGTTTTTTTAAGCAACAAGATCGAGTTGAAAATATTGATAAGGGTAAAGAAATCATTGATGAAAACTTACTTGAAATGGGTTTTGAGCCCAAAGTTGTTTTGACAACCGACAATATTGCGAAAGTTTTGAAAAAACGTAAATTTTCGAGTGCAGATGACTTATTTGCAGCGATTGGATTTGGCGAAGTTGCACCACTTGGGGTTATTAATACTCTTACTGAGAAGATTAGAGCCGAACAAGAGACAAATCGCAAACGGCAAGAAGAAAAAGCGTTGTTAGAGGATCATCAAGAACTCACTAAGGAAAATGGACAAAATAATACGCAAAAAGCTAAGAGTGGAGAGAGCGTTGTAATTGCGGGTGTTGACAATCTATTAGTTAGATTGAGTCATTGCTGCAATCCAATTCCAGGGGATAAGATAGTAGGCTATATTACTAAGGGCCGAGGTGTCTCCGTACATCGCGTAGACTGCCCTAATGTTAAGAATGCCGAGCAAGCTGGAAGTCGTTTTATTGATGTTACTTGGAATATTGTTTCTGATGCTAAGACCTTTTATGATGCTGATTTACAAATTCAGGGTTATAATCGTTCAGGATTGTTAAATGATGTTTTGCAGGCACTCAATAATAGTACACGTCAATTGAAATCGGTTAACGGTCGAGTAGACAATAACAAGCTTGCAACAATGGACGTCACAGTTGGAATTCGAGATGGTATTCATCTGCAAAGGGTTATTGATAATATTAAGCGAGTTCCAGATGTTTACGTAGTTAAGAGAACAATTCATTAA
- a CDS encoding 16S rRNA (uracil(1498)-N(3))-methyltransferase — protein sequence MQRYFIDKSKITNELILPTDIYHHAIRVMRMHVGSYFELVLETQKIALMRITQVKKDEAKAELIKWVEANVELPASVTIACALSKGEKAEWIVQKGTELGAKEFIFFAGEFSVTKWDSKKVTKKVDRLAKVALNAAQQSHRTKIPNVHYCSSLDAIELPRFDYRLVAYEESAKEGEKSNLFKLTTSLKKQVEASLSSEILAVFGPEGGISAREVAYMNENAFVFAGLGPRIMRAETAPLYLLSALSFALELG from the coding sequence ATGCAACGATACTTCATTGATAAATCTAAAATAACCAATGAATTAATTCTACCAACTGACATCTATCATCATGCAATTAGAGTTATGAGAATGCATGTAGGTAGTTATTTTGAGCTTGTTTTAGAAACTCAGAAGATTGCATTAATGAGGATAACACAAGTAAAAAAAGATGAGGCGAAAGCGGAGCTAATTAAATGGGTTGAAGCCAACGTTGAACTACCAGCTTCTGTGACAATTGCTTGTGCGCTATCGAAAGGCGAAAAAGCTGAGTGGATAGTGCAAAAGGGAACAGAATTAGGTGCTAAAGAGTTTATTTTTTTTGCAGGTGAATTCTCTGTTACAAAATGGGATTCAAAAAAAGTCACAAAAAAAGTGGATCGCTTGGCTAAAGTTGCTCTTAATGCTGCTCAACAATCACATCGAACCAAGATACCGAATGTTCATTACTGTTCGAGCTTGGATGCGATAGAATTACCACGTTTTGATTATAGACTGGTTGCTTATGAAGAGTCAGCAAAAGAGGGCGAAAAAAGTAATTTATTTAAATTGACTACTTCGTTAAAAAAGCAAGTTGAAGCCTCGTTGAGTTCTGAAATTCTTGCTGTTTTTGGGCCTGAAGGCGGAATCTCTGCTAGAGAAGTAGCATATATGAATGAGAATGCTTTTGTTTTTGCGGGCTTAGGACCGAGAATTATGCGTGCTGAGACAGCTCCGTTGTATCTTCTCTCAGCACTTTCATTCGCGTTAGAATTAGGGTAG
- the prmA gene encoding 50S ribosomal protein L11 methyltransferase, with protein sequence MRWDKLTIIAGNELQAPLENILLDLGAQGIENDDNDFLEGRSQSISISGFFELNQKISSKIDFIKKRVDDLKKYGFDTSNTFIKSSVIDDQSWKNEWEKYYHAQRITHFLSIVPFWEEYHKQQDSEIVIRLDPQQAFGTGTHPTTVLALQALETYVRGNEVVFDVGTGTGILSIAASRLGVKRVYACDVEVDAIASAKRNLELNKTVTNVELELSSLLDGAKGQADIILANILPEVQLLLLPHVIEHLKPQGKFIMAGIINEKKEEMVARVQSIGLRIVEILNDEKWVAIIAQKD encoded by the coding sequence TTGCGTTGGGACAAATTAACAATTATAGCTGGTAATGAATTGCAAGCACCACTTGAGAATATTCTGTTAGACCTAGGAGCACAAGGAATTGAAAATGATGATAACGATTTTTTAGAAGGTCGAAGTCAATCTATTAGTATCAGTGGCTTCTTTGAGTTGAATCAAAAGATTAGTAGTAAGATTGATTTTATTAAAAAACGTGTTGACGATCTTAAAAAATATGGATTTGACACTAGTAATACTTTTATTAAGAGTAGTGTTATAGATGATCAATCTTGGAAAAATGAGTGGGAAAAATATTATCATGCTCAAAGAATTACCCATTTTCTATCAATTGTTCCTTTTTGGGAAGAATATCATAAGCAACAAGACTCAGAAATTGTTATTAGGTTAGATCCGCAACAAGCTTTTGGAACTGGCACACATCCGACTACAGTCTTGGCTTTACAGGCATTAGAGACTTATGTGCGAGGAAATGAAGTGGTTTTTGATGTTGGAACTGGCACAGGAATATTAAGCATTGCAGCAAGCAGATTAGGTGTTAAAAGAGTTTATGCATGTGATGTTGAGGTTGATGCAATTGCATCTGCAAAAAGAAACTTGGAATTAAATAAGACAGTTACGAATGTTGAATTAGAATTAAGCAGTTTATTAGATGGAGCAAAAGGTCAAGCTGATATTATCTTAGCTAATATATTACCAGAGGTGCAGCTGTTGTTATTGCCACATGTAATAGAACACTTAAAACCACAAGGCAAATTCATTATGGCGGGAATTATTAATGAAAAAAAAGAAGAGATGGTTGCTCGAGTTCAGTCGATTGGTTTAAGGATTGTTGAAATCCTTAATGATGAAAAATGGGTTGCAATTATTGCCCAAAAAGATTAG
- a CDS encoding DUF3013 family protein: MRQSLNEFLTTGLANLGFDGGLDLLWDKDDHTFTVDITFSIEKKGQHFLLDMTGDSSKENPIEFVDSILIYDSTNQKFKPAWSDDFLACIAYDGESGWKKARGVAFLEYLKVILLSGRKNLQHFLSNSEQLDFLLNFELKWSEEDFEELVREKEKSVSGILPYEV, from the coding sequence ATGAGACAAAGTCTAAATGAGTTTTTGACTACTGGTTTGGCTAATCTAGGATTCGATGGGGGTTTAGACTTACTTTGGGACAAAGATGATCATACTTTTACAGTTGACATCACTTTTAGTATCGAAAAAAAGGGCCAACATTTCCTATTGGATATGACTGGTGATAGTTCTAAAGAAAATCCGATAGAATTTGTAGATTCAATCCTTATATATGACAGTACAAATCAAAAATTTAAACCAGCTTGGAGTGATGACTTTTTGGCTTGCATAGCGTATGATGGTGAGTCCGGGTGGAAGAAAGCCCGCGGGGTTGCCTTTTTAGAGTATCTAAAAGTAATATTGCTATCTGGGCGCAAAAATTTACAGCACTTTTTAAGTAATAGTGAACAGCTAGATTTTTTATTGAATTTTGAACTGAAATGGTCAGAAGAAGATTTTGAAGAATTAGTTAGAGAAAAGGAAAAAAGTGTATCAGGTATATTACCATATGAGGTATAG
- a CDS encoding TetR/AcrR family transcriptional regulator, with the protein MGQIERRFEIREIKKQDVLNAAESKFFKKGFAATSIDEIASEAEFSKKTLYTYFESKNQIYFEIMLRGYKKLLKLIQSQYQESHPLNSKQQFTAFWAAFEDFSVNYKGYLSAIIFFEVSEDQIQEGYKLVEYQQLKKELIDNLVELLSMENSSVNIKSRLLWRFILGAAQSMLHNSEESKLILQNSYQLLSSMVDAELS; encoded by the coding sequence ATGGGCCAGATTGAACGTAGATTTGAGATTCGTGAAATAAAAAAGCAGGATGTATTAAATGCGGCAGAAAGTAAATTTTTTAAAAAAGGGTTTGCGGCAACTAGTATTGACGAAATTGCAAGTGAAGCAGAATTTAGTAAAAAAACATTATACACTTACTTTGAGAGCAAAAATCAGATATATTTTGAAATAATGTTACGTGGATATAAAAAATTGTTGAAGCTCATACAATCGCAATATCAAGAAAGTCATCCACTCAACTCTAAGCAACAATTTACTGCTTTCTGGGCAGCATTTGAGGATTTTTCAGTTAATTATAAAGGCTATTTAAGTGCGATCATTTTTTTTGAAGTCAGTGAAGACCAAATACAAGAGGGTTATAAATTAGTAGAGTATCAGCAACTGAAAAAAGAATTGATTGATAATTTAGTAGAACTTTTGTCAATGGAAAATAGTTCAGTTAATATAAAGAGTAGGTTATTGTGGCGCTTTATTTTAGGTGCAGCGCAGAGTATGTTGCACAATTCTGAAGAAAGTAAGCTGATATTGCAAAATAGTTATCAGCTGCTATCTAGTATGGTCGATGCAGAATTAAGTTAA
- a CDS encoding nucleoside hydrolase encodes MAKYKMILDLDTGIDDALALAYAIADQDCDLIGIIGSYGNVLIEQGTQNSRDLLSLLGASNVPVYEGLSHSSTTSNFTVQPVSARIHGDNGVANLNLTHASTKIEKQSGVDFLIDAAHKYKKNLLLVPTGPLTNLAAAIKKDPAITKLIGHVTLMGGALTVPGNVSPVSEANIHQDPEAANAVFQSDIELTMVGLDVTTRTLLTKQETRIWRNLKTKSGSIYADLVDYYIEAYKETNPHLNGCALHDPLAVAAALEPKLLDTIYLNMKVDTNEPYEGRTIGDETRLNLPAITTQVATNVDVKRFTTKFMERLTTLFQKY; translated from the coding sequence ATGGCTAAATATAAAATGATATTAGACTTAGATACTGGAATTGACGATGCACTAGCATTAGCGTACGCAATAGCAGATCAAGACTGCGATTTAATCGGAATCATTGGATCTTATGGAAATGTACTTATCGAACAAGGTACACAAAATAGTCGCGATCTACTTTCATTGCTTGGAGCAAGTAACGTTCCTGTTTATGAGGGCCTATCACACTCGTCCACTACCTCAAACTTCACTGTCCAACCTGTCAGTGCCCGAATTCATGGAGATAATGGTGTGGCAAATTTGAATCTTACTCATGCCTCGACAAAAATCGAAAAACAATCTGGTGTTGACTTTCTAATTGATGCAGCCCACAAATATAAAAAAAACTTACTGTTGGTTCCAACTGGACCTCTTACAAATCTAGCAGCTGCTATTAAGAAGGATCCAGCAATCACAAAATTGATCGGTCATGTAACTTTGATGGGTGGTGCACTAACAGTTCCCGGAAACGTTAGTCCCGTTTCAGAGGCAAATATTCACCAAGATCCAGAAGCAGCAAATGCAGTTTTTCAGTCTGATATTGAGCTGACCATGGTTGGCCTAGATGTTACCACGCGAACATTATTAACTAAACAAGAAACTAGAATTTGGCGTAATCTTAAAACTAAATCTGGAAGCATCTATGCAGACTTGGTTGATTACTATATTGAAGCGTATAAAGAGACAAACCCTCATTTAAATGGTTGTGCACTTCATGATCCGCTTGCTGTTGCAGCTGCGCTTGAACCAAAACTCCTTGATACAATTTACTTAAATATGAAGGTAGATACAAATGAACCTTATGAAGGACGCACAATTGGTGACGAGACTCGTTTAAACTTACCTGCAATAACAACACAAGTAGCTACCAATGTTGATGTAAAACGTTTCACTACAAAATTTATGGAGCGCCTTACAACATTATTTCAAAAGTATTAA